A window of Companilactobacillus allii genomic DNA:
TATTCTTTAATTTACAAATAAAACAAGTTGAGAATAAATATGCAAAATAAACAAGAGAATTTTTTCATCCGCTTTTTCAAGGGTGTCATAATTGCACTTGGGTTTATTTTACCAGGTGTCTCAGGTGGTGTTTTAGCTGCTATCCTAGGCATCTATGAAAGATTGCTCCATTTTATGGCACATATCCGCCAAAACTTCAAAACTGACTTCATGTATTTTCTACCCGTTGGGATCGGTGGGATAGTTGGTATTGGCCTTCTTTCTAAGCCGTTGGAGTTTTTACTGCAGCATTACCAAGTCATCGTTTTGTGGGGATTCGCCGGTGCGATTATCGGTACTATACCTTCATTGGTGCGTGCTTCAACTTCCCGTAGCCGACGTGATATGGTAGACGTATTGTGGTTTTTCTTTATGTTAATATTTGGTGGATTATTCTTATTCTTCATGAGTAAGATATTTGGAACTATCCCAGCCAATTTTATTGGGTTTGTTATTGCTGGAATGTTGATTGCCTTGGGAGTTTTAGTTCCGGGACTAAGCCCTTCGAACCTTTTACTCATACTGGGACTTTATACACCGATGCTAACCGGATTCAAAAATTTTGATATAACCGGCGTGTTCCTACCGATTGCCCTTGGTGGAATCATTGCTATGGTGCTGTTCTCTAAAGGGATGGAATTTTTGATTGAACATCATCATTCACGTGTATATCACTTTATTTTGGGTATTGTTCTAGCTAGTACAATATTGATTTTGATTCCAAATCCTTACTCAACTGAAACCATTAGCTATTCTGGTATTACCCCACTAACAATTATCCTCAGCTTAATTGCATTCATTGCTGGAGTTGTACTGGGACTTTGGATGAGTAGCCTTGAAAATAAATATAAGTAATCAAAGGTGAATATTATGAACAAAACTTATAAGTACAGCGCCACTATCCAAGCTTCAAAAGTTGGTAAAGGTGGAGCATTTGTGGAATTTCCTTATGATATTCGTAAAGAGTTTGGTAAAGGACGCATTAAAGTTCACGCTACTTTTGATAACGTGGATTATTACGGTAGCGTTGTTAATATGGGTGTCACAAATCCTGATGGATCGATCTGCTATATTATTGGGATTCGTAAAGATATCCGACAGGCTATTGATAAGGATATTGGTGATAGCGTTGATGTTTGTATTGTTGAAAGATAATGAAAACCGCTATAATTTCCCACCTTTGGGGATTATAGCGGTCTTTTTATTATTTCTGATTAAAAAATTGCATTAAAAAAAGATAGTATTCTGAAATAATTTTTCAGTATACTATCTTTTAAATTTATAATTTTAAAAATCCAAACTAGGATCAGAATTCAAATCCAAATCAGCAAAATCACCCTTCTCATATTGAATCTGGGCAATGGCACCAATCATGGCCGCATTATCACCACAAAGTCGCAATGGTGGGAAAATCAACTCCATATCCAAGTTACGCTTTTCGATATCTTCTTTCAATCGCTTACGGAGTCCTTGATTGGCAGCAACGCCACCAGCAACTACAAGCTGATTTACCGGATGTTGTTTCAAAGCACGAAATGTCTTGTTACTCAAGATGTCTAGAACAGCACCTTGGAAACTAGCTGCTAAATCATCTTTGTTTAATTCCTCATGAATTTGATCAGCATGGTGAACTCGATTAATAAATGAACTCTTCAATCCACTAAAACTAAAGTCCAAATTATCTTCTTGAACCATAGCTCGTGGAAAATCAAATACATCATTACCGATTGCTGCCATCTGATCAACTTTTTTACCAGCCGGATAATTAATACCTAGAACACGACCAATTTTGTCATAAGCTTCACCAACTGCGTCATCCCTAGTATCACCCAATGTTTCAAACTCACCAGGAGCCTTAACCAAGACCAATTCTGTATGTCCACCAGAAACTAATAAGGCCATGAATGGGTACTTCAAATCGGAAACAAAATTTGCTGAATAAATATGTCCCGCCAAATGATTCACTTTTATCAATGGCAAATCATGAGCAAAAGCTACTGTTTTAGCAGCCATTATACCAATCAACAATGAGCCAACTAATCCTGGACCGTAAGTAACTGCAACAGCGTCCAAGTCCTCATAGCCAACATTTGCTTCATCCATTGCAAGTTTTATACAGCGTGTGATTTCTTCAACGTGGTGTCGACTTGCTACTTCTGGTACCACACCACCGAATCGTTGATGACTCTTTATTTGTGTGGCAATTATATTCGATAATATTTCCTTACCATTTTTAATAACTGCAACACTAGTTTCGTCACAACTACTCTCAAACGACATGATCAATGTATCTTTTTTCAAAATTTTCTCCACCTATAGATCCACCACCATCTCTAATGCGTCATGATGATTTCTAAAATAATACTTTTCATGAATAGTTCTTGTTTTAAACCCAAATGCTCTATACAAACTAATTGCCGACTCATTCTCAATATCTGCTTCAAGTGAGAGACTTGAGAAACCACGTTTGCGACAATAATCAAAAATCTGATTAATAAAAAGATGTCCTATCCCCAAATGCTGTAACTTCGGAACAACAGCAATATTGGTTATATGGGCTTCTTTTTTATCTTTTAAAGACACGCCAATAAACGCTACACAAGTGGGTTCTTCTATTAATGACAAATACAAAGCATTTTTGTTTCTCAATTCCATACTAACGATATCCAAAGGCCACGGAACTGGCTTAGAGTATACCTGTTCTTGAATATCCATGAATTCCTTGGTATCTTTCATTTCAGATTTGCGCAAGGTGAAATGTCTACCATCAATACTAACCGACTGTTTTTCAAAAGAGAAATTTTCTACATGTCCTGTTGGCCAAATAGTCTGTTTAAACTTCCTCAACATAGGAAACATTCCCATCATCTTTATTACCTTTTTCATACCAATCATGTTCTGCCTGAGTAAGTCTTAGATATGTCGGAATAAAATTATCGATATCCTTAACTGGCTCAGTGTGTTCGGCCAATTTAGCGAGTTTAGTTGCATCAGGCAAGCTATCTTCACTAGTTATAATTTTTGCATGCGAATGTTCTCGAATAAGATCGGTTAAGTTTTGAGTGGCATTAATAAATTCTAGTTTATCCTCATCGTACTTTTGAAGAAGATCCAACAGTTTATCCATTGATGTATGATGATCTTCAACAATATTAACAATTTTACCTTGTTTCTTTTGGTAGACTCCAGCAAATGCATTGTCATTTCTGGCATCCATCAAAGGTACAATAAACATCCCTTCGTCCCCATTGGCAGCGAGAAGTTCAAGGCTAGATATACCGACCAAGGGTTTATTCAAAGTGAATGCTAATGTTTTAGCAACTGTAACAGCTATACGAACTCCAGTATAAGAACCTGGACCATCGGCCACAGCAATCATATCAATATCATCAACTGATAAGTTAGATTCTTTCAAAGATTTCTGAATATCTGGCAACAAAGTAATACTGTGTGTCTTCTTTTCAGTAGATTCTATATGTGCCAAAGTTTTACCATCTTCTACTAGGGCAACGCTTAACGGCTTATTTGATGTATCGAAAGCTAAAATTTTCATATAATCCCCTCAATCTTAATAGGAACATTTTACCACATAATATATTTTGTAGAGAATTAAGGAAACTATCATTAATTCAAGAAAATAAAAAATCGGCCATTAGCGACCGATTCTGTTAAATCTAGTATTACTTATCCATTTAAGGATAATGTATAACAATCCAGTTTGATATACCAAACTGAATGCTTCTTTGACAAGTCTAGGAATCAACAATGTCATATATGGTAAGTTAGTTATCATTTGAATCCACAAAGTATTCAACAAGGTATTAACAACTACTGTTATCAATACTATCGTTAGCAATACTCTCCAGATAGTAACCTTGTGGTTATATAGCATAAACCCATAAATAAGTCCTGCTACTAACGCTGAAAATGTGAAACCCCAGAAAAATCCGGTCGATGCAGGCATCACAACGTTACTAATAATATCGGCAATTACATTAGCAATTGCTGCTTTATAAGGTCCGAAGTAATATCCCATTAGTCCTATCGCAATGAAGCTAAACCCAACTTTCAAGGTATTACTACCTATCGACATTTTGCTCAACACCATCTGCATTGCAATTAATAACGCCATCCATGTAAGTTCATGGACACTAATACGACTTTTCGTATTCATTATAGACATCTCCTCGTAGGAGCTGCCACAGCATATAACTAGAGGCTAACGAATTAACTAACTATATAAAGTGACGAATGCGGAAACAAAATCGCAAGCAATAGCTTTTCGTCCGGTGTTCACATTCCGTTCCACCAGCACTTTACGCTTTGAATCCTACCCCAAAAATATTTTACTTGAACATATTACCACATGTATACATGTTTCACCTATAGATTTATCTTATAACATTTCTTATACATAAGTTATATCTAATATAATATTTTACCATTATTATTTTTCTTCCCAAGTAATCTGTGCAACTGCATTTAACTCGCCATTACTCTTTATCCAATGAGTTGTAACAAGATTATCTTTGTCTATAGATGCATAGATCTCAGGTTCACTTTCAATATTCAATTCCTTATCATACTTGATGTCCATACTCTTAGCACGATGTCTCTCAACAAAGTCTATTCCTAGAGAGTCGACCATCCAATCAAAGTAATAAGAATTATTCACATGACGATTAACATCAATATTGTAATATCCGATATGCTGAGATTTTTTAATTTCAAATTTCTTAGGCTCACGTAATCTAGCAAAGCGTTTGATTTTCGTTATCTCTTCTGCCCCAAAGAAATCAGTCAATTGTTCCGATGCACTAACCATTTTACGTTTATTAATATCGATAATAACAAACGCACTAGTTAGATCGACCATTCGATTACCGTCCAAGTCATCTATCCAAAAGTCACGATAAAAGAAGTACTTATTGTAGCTAGTTGCACGAGTACTTACCTTCAATTTTTGACCCAAAGTAGGCATTTTCTTAATATCCATGTGATATTGTACAACAACCCATCCTAATCCTCTTTGTACCATCTCTGAGCTGTCAGAATCGGACTCATGGAGTTGTTTTTCTGATATTAGTAACATTGCATCTACAAGTGCCGAAAGACGCATGTCACCAGTTAAATTAGCGAAATAAAAAGGGAATTCTATTTCCTGTGAATAAATTTGTTCTGCCATTTTATTCTTCCTTTCCAATTCCGTGATATAAGTTATAAACAATTTGCTTACGCAAATCATTTTGGCTGGCTACTTCTTTAATAGCTCTATTTGGTTTCTCTCCAGATTGTATCAAGAGGTCGATTGAATTGATGATTTCAGAATCTGACATATCTTCAATTTCTTCGATTATTTTACCAGATAATATCAATACATACTCGCCTTTTGGATCATGGTCTTGATAGTATTCAATAGCTTGGTCGATCGTTCCACGTAAGAAAGCTTCGTGAATCTTAGTTAGTTCACGTGCCAAAGTTATCCTACGATCACCACCAAAGAACCTTTTCAGATCTTCAACAGTCTTAACCACACGATATGGTGACTCATAAATAATCGACGTTTCAACACGATTAGACAAGTTGTCTAATGCTTCTGTACGCTCTTTTCCCTTTCGGGGCAAAAATCCATAAAAATAAAATGGTTGTGGTTCTATTCCTGAGGCAATCAAAGCAGTCGTTGAAGCACTGGCGCCTGGAAGTGGAACAACTGCGATATCTGCCTCAATTGCTGCTTTAACAAGTTCTTTTCCCGGATCACTTATTGATGGAGTTCCAGCATCACTAACTTGGGCAATACTGACACCGGCATTCATTTTTTCAATAAGTTCAGGAATACGTTGTGCAGTATTATGTTCATGAAAACTGATCAAATCAGTTGTTATTTCAAAATGATTCAGTAAAAATTTGGTATTTCTAGTATCTTCAGCAGCGATTAAATCTGCATCCTGCAAAGTTTTAACAGCTCGAAAGGTCATATCTTCTAAGTTACCAATTGGAGTTGGCACTAAAAAAAGGCAGCCCTTCGAATTATTAACAAAACTCCTTTGTTCATTCATTCAAAATGCTCCCTTACTTATTTTTATTTGGTTTACTGTGATTTCCATAAATCACACCGAGACAAAATACACATTCTTCGTTTTCTTTACGGTGAGAACCATAAAATTGTTGGCACACGTGAAATCCTTTGTGATATAGCTTCTCTAGATTCAAGCGTGAAGTAGGCAATTCACTTTCATTGAAACTCTTATCTTCATAACCTAATTTTTCTAATTGTTTACGCAGATTATGATTCTCCATCTTAAGCTCTTCTTTTTCCTCTAGATCCTTAGACAATTGTTCTTTAAGCGAATCTATTTGTCCACTTAAATTACCTAGCTGATTAGAAATAGCCTCAAACTCCTCATATAGATCTTTTTCTGCCATTGTTTCACCTACTCACCCACAAATTTTAATGACAAGTCCTCTAAAATCGACTGAAACGAAACGTTACTTTTCC
This region includes:
- a CDS encoding DUF368 domain-containing protein — its product is MQNKQENFFIRFFKGVIIALGFILPGVSGGVLAAILGIYERLLHFMAHIRQNFKTDFMYFLPVGIGGIVGIGLLSKPLEFLLQHYQVIVLWGFAGAIIGTIPSLVRASTSRSRRDMVDVLWFFFMLIFGGLFLFFMSKIFGTIPANFIGFVIAGMLIALGVLVPGLSPSNLLLILGLYTPMLTGFKNFDITGVFLPIALGGIIAMVLFSKGMEFLIEHHHSRVYHFILGIVLASTILILIPNPYSTETISYSGITPLTIILSLIAFIAGVVLGLWMSSLENKYK
- a CDS encoding DUF1905 domain-containing protein; the protein is MNKTYKYSATIQASKVGKGGAFVEFPYDIRKEFGKGRIKVHATFDNVDYYGSVVNMGVTNPDGSICYIIGIRKDIRQAIDKDIGDSVDVCIVER
- the tsaD gene encoding tRNA (adenosine(37)-N6)-threonylcarbamoyltransferase complex transferase subunit TsaD, coding for MSFESSCDETSVAVIKNGKEILSNIIATQIKSHQRFGGVVPEVASRHHVEEITRCIKLAMDEANVGYEDLDAVAVTYGPGLVGSLLIGIMAAKTVAFAHDLPLIKVNHLAGHIYSANFVSDLKYPFMALLVSGGHTELVLVKAPGEFETLGDTRDDAVGEAYDKIGRVLGINYPAGKKVDQMAAIGNDVFDFPRAMVQEDNLDFSFSGLKSSFINRVHHADQIHEELNKDDLAASFQGAVLDILSNKTFRALKQHPVNQLVVAGGVAANQGLRKRLKEDIEKRNLDMELIFPPLRLCGDNAAMIGAIAQIQYEKGDFADLDLNSDPSLDF
- the rimI gene encoding ribosomal protein S18-alanine N-acetyltransferase — encoded protein: MLRKFKQTIWPTGHVENFSFEKQSVSIDGRHFTLRKSEMKDTKEFMDIQEQVYSKPVPWPLDIVSMELRNKNALYLSLIEEPTCVAFIGVSLKDKKEAHITNIAVVPKLQHLGIGHLFINQIFDYCRKRGFSSLSLEADIENESAISLYRAFGFKTRTIHEKYYFRNHHDALEMVVDL
- the tsaB gene encoding tRNA (adenosine(37)-N6)-threonylcarbamoyltransferase complex dimerization subunit type 1 TsaB codes for the protein MKILAFDTSNKPLSVALVEDGKTLAHIESTEKKTHSITLLPDIQKSLKESNLSVDDIDMIAVADGPGSYTGVRIAVTVAKTLAFTLNKPLVGISSLELLAANGDEGMFIVPLMDARNDNAFAGVYQKKQGKIVNIVEDHHTSMDKLLDLLQKYDEDKLEFINATQNLTDLIREHSHAKIITSEDSLPDATKLAKLAEHTEPVKDIDNFIPTYLRLTQAEHDWYEKGNKDDGNVSYVEEV
- a CDS encoding folate family ECF transporter S component, whose translation is MNTKSRISVHELTWMALLIAMQMVLSKMSIGSNTLKVGFSFIAIGLMGYYFGPYKAAIANVIADIISNVVMPASTGFFWGFTFSALVAGLIYGFMLYNHKVTIWRVLLTIVLITVVVNTLLNTLWIQMITNLPYMTLLIPRLVKEAFSLVYQTGLLYIILKWISNTRFNRIGR
- a CDS encoding acyl-[acyl-carrier-protein] thioesterase — its product is MAEQIYSQEIEFPFYFANLTGDMRLSALVDAMLLISEKQLHESDSDSSEMVQRGLGWVVVQYHMDIKKMPTLGQKLKVSTRATSYNKYFFYRDFWIDDLDGNRMVDLTSAFVIIDINKRKMVSASEQLTDFFGAEEITKIKRFARLREPKKFEIKKSQHIGYYNIDVNRHVNNSYYFDWMVDSLGIDFVERHRAKSMDIKYDKELNIESEPEIYASIDKDNLVTTHWIKSNGELNAVAQITWEEK
- the rsmI gene encoding 16S rRNA (cytidine(1402)-2'-O)-methyltransferase translates to MNEQRSFVNNSKGCLFLVPTPIGNLEDMTFRAVKTLQDADLIAAEDTRNTKFLLNHFEITTDLISFHEHNTAQRIPELIEKMNAGVSIAQVSDAGTPSISDPGKELVKAAIEADIAVVPLPGASASTTALIASGIEPQPFYFYGFLPRKGKERTEALDNLSNRVETSIIYESPYRVVKTVEDLKRFFGGDRRITLARELTKIHEAFLRGTIDQAIEYYQDHDPKGEYVLILSGKIIEEIEDMSDSEIINSIDLLIQSGEKPNRAIKEVASQNDLRKQIVYNLYHGIGKEE
- a CDS encoding initiation control protein YabA is translated as MAEKDLYEEFEAISNQLGNLSGQIDSLKEQLSKDLEEKEELKMENHNLRKQLEKLGYEDKSFNESELPTSRLNLEKLYHKGFHVCQQFYGSHRKENEECVFCLGVIYGNHSKPNKNK